A stretch of the Calypte anna isolate BGI_N300 chromosome 5, bCalAnn1_v1.p, whole genome shotgun sequence genome encodes the following:
- the IFITM5 gene encoding interferon-induced transmembrane protein 5, giving the protein MKPQQTEVSAPLQPSDQEPTGPEEQPPDYVLWSLFNVPLNATIYPPVPQRGICPATATREDWAEDRLVEQESRGVPLCVAMDTSYPREDHSLAPSHKRELPPTLLTSPPPRDHLVWSIFNTLYMNFCCLGFVALAFSVKARDRKVCGDVEAAQRFSSKARCYNALATAGSLVLPLLLAALLITGVIHLSKLAQDSVGFFTYQFSPSDQEDK; this is encoded by the exons ATGAAGCCCCAGCAAACAGAGGTGTCCGCCCCGCTGCAGCCCTCCGACCAGGAGCCGACCGGCCCCGAGGAGCAGCCCCCCGACTACGTACTCTGGTCCCTCTTCAACGTCCCATTAAATGCAACTATCTACCCGCCCGTGCCACAACGAGGGATCTGCCCAGCCACGGCCACCCGGGAGGACTGGGCTGAAG ACAGGCTGGTGGAGCAGGAGAGCCGTGGGGTGCCCCTCTGCGTGGCCATGGACACCTCTTACCCGCGGGAGGACCACTCGCTCGCCCCGTCCCACAAGCGGGAGCTGCCCCCCAccctcctcacctcccctcCACCCCGTGACCACCTCGTCTGGTCCATCTTCAACACCCTCTACATGAACTTCTGCTGCCTCGGCTTCGTGGCGCTCGCATTCTCCGTCAAG GCGCGGGACAGAAAAGTCTGCGGGGACGTGGAAGCTGCTCAACGCTTCAGCTCCAAGGCCAGGTGCTACAACGCGCTGGCCACGGCCGGCAGCCTGGTGCTGCCGCTGCTGCTGGCCGCCCTGCTCATCACCGGCGTCATCCATCTCTCCAAGCTCGCCCAAGACTCCGTTGGCTTCTTCACCTACCAGTTCAGCCCCAGCGACCAGGAGGACAAGTGA
- the LOC103539545 gene encoding interferon-induced transmembrane protein 1-like isoform X1 codes for MENQSVSINMQQPYGRNGAGSPAIAFGPTATTFVRQEPVPNAQDFVLWSFFNAMFCNPCCLGFVALVYSIKARDKKIAQDPAGAVGFGRTAKQLNIAALCLGLIFFITIIVLAVLFRSQNPHGV; via the exons ATGGAGAACCAGTCCGTCAGCATCAACATGCAGCAGCCCTACGGCCGGAACGGGGCAGGGTCCCCGGCCATCGCCTTCGGCCCCACCGCCACCACTTTTGTTCGGCAGGAACCTGTCCCCAATGCCCAAGACTTTGTGCTCTGGTCCTTCTTCAATGCCATGTTCTGCAACCCCTGCTGCCTGGGCTTCGTCGCGCTGGTCTACTCCATTAAG GCCAGGGACAAGAAAATCGCTCAGGACCCAGCAGGTGCCGTCGGTTTTGGGAGGACAGCCAAGCAGCTCAACATCGCAGCGCTCTGCCTGGGCCTCATCTTCTTCATCACAATCATCGTGCTAGCAGTGCTCTTCCGCAGCCAGAATCCACACGGGGTCTAG
- the LOC103539545 gene encoding interferon-induced transmembrane protein 3-like isoform X2 — MILISQARPPHSCQPTPWLLKPKGGQIFPQRQWEPVPNAQDFVLWSFFNAMFCNPCCLGFVALVYSIKARDKKIAQDPAGAVGFGRTAKQLNIAALCLGLIFFITIIVLAVLFRSQNPHGV; from the exons ATGATCTTAATTTCCCAAGCACGG CCTCCTCACAGCTGCCAGCCCACCCCATGGCTGCTGAAACCCAAGGGAGGACAAATCTTCCCCCAGAGACAGTGG GAACCTGTCCCCAATGCCCAAGACTTTGTGCTCTGGTCCTTCTTCAATGCCATGTTCTGCAACCCCTGCTGCCTGGGCTTCGTCGCGCTGGTCTACTCCATTAAG GCCAGGGACAAGAAAATCGCTCAGGACCCAGCAGGTGCCGTCGGTTTTGGGAGGACAGCCAAGCAGCTCAACATCGCAGCGCTCTGCCTGGGCCTCATCTTCTTCATCACAATCATCGTGCTAGCAGTGCTCTTCCGCAGCCAGAATCCACACGGGGTCTAG